In a genomic window of Gammaproteobacteria bacterium:
- a CDS encoding TetR family transcriptional regulator: MLRTKLLFISRAYPPVVGGIERQNYELATHLANLADVTLIVNRHGKRFLPLFLPWAIFRSLWLSRAHDVVLLGDGVLGLVAWILKKFTNTPVACILHGLDITYPAPIYQYLWVRHWIPSADRFFPVSRETRRQAIKKGISADRCLSIPNGVDPNSFESDVQRRELERLLNRPLAGRRLLLTVGRLIRRKGVAWFVDQVLPRLGREVLYLIVGDGPERNTIAAIIDHHELREQALLLGRVEENVVRKLLGGVDLFIQPNILVEGDMEGFGLVVLEASASGTPVIASRLEGLMDAITEGKNGVLVTPGSVEEFLTVIQDLLEDELARRRMGESAKALMKSEYSWSTIADHYYRACLEL; this comes from the coding sequence TACGGACGAAACTTCTCTTTATTTCACGCGCCTATCCACCAGTAGTAGGCGGAATTGAACGGCAAAACTACGAGCTTGCAACCCATCTTGCCAATCTCGCCGACGTGACGCTGATTGTCAATCGGCATGGCAAACGATTTCTTCCCCTTTTTCTCCCTTGGGCAATCTTTAGGTCGCTATGGCTCTCCCGCGCCCACGATGTCGTTCTTCTTGGAGACGGTGTATTAGGACTGGTAGCCTGGATATTGAAAAAGTTTACTAATACGCCCGTAGCCTGCATTCTCCACGGGCTAGATATCACCTACCCTGCTCCAATTTATCAATATCTTTGGGTTAGGCACTGGATACCAAGCGCAGATCGATTTTTTCCGGTGAGCCGGGAGACACGACGACAAGCAATCAAAAAAGGAATCTCTGCGGATCGTTGTCTGTCCATCCCAAACGGGGTCGATCCAAATTCCTTTGAAAGCGATGTGCAACGAAGAGAGCTAGAAAGGTTGCTAAATCGTCCTCTGGCGGGTCGTCGTCTGCTTCTTACGGTAGGGCGTTTGATCCGCCGTAAAGGAGTAGCCTGGTTCGTGGATCAGGTACTACCACGGCTGGGTCGGGAGGTGCTTTATCTAATTGTGGGCGACGGGCCGGAGCGGAATACGATTGCTGCGATCATTGACCATCATGAACTTCGGGAACAGGCGTTGCTACTAGGACGTGTCGAAGAAAATGTGGTGCGCAAACTGCTGGGCGGAGTCGATCTTTTCATTCAGCCCAACATCCTAGTGGAAGGAGACATGGAGGGATTTGGGCTGGTGGTGCTGGAGGCATCTGCCAGCGGCACGCCGGTAATCGCCTCGCGCCTGGAAGGGCTGATGGATGCGATCACCGAAGGAAAAAATGGTGTCCTGGTAACTCCTGGTTCTGTAGAAGAGTTTCTCACCGTTATTCAGGATCTGCTGGAGGACGAGCTAGCCCGTCGAAGAATGGGAGAGTCCGCGAAGGCGCTGATGAAATCCGAATATTCCTGGTCAACTATTGCCGATCACTATTACCGTGCTTGCCTGGAATTGTGA